A portion of the Macaca mulatta isolate MMU2019108-1 chromosome 4, T2T-MMU8v2.0, whole genome shotgun sequence genome contains these proteins:
- the LOC144340757 gene encoding phosphatidylinositol 4-phosphate 5-kinase type-1 alpha-like, protein MASASSQPSLAVGFPSLDPGVPSCTVSSASGIKSPMASEVLYASGMPIKKTGHRGVDSSGETTYKKTPSSALKGAIQLGITHTVGSLSTKPERDVLMQDFYVVESIFFPSEGSKLTPAHHYNDFRFKTYAPVAFRYFRELFGIPPDDYLCSLCSEPLIELCSSGASGSLFYVSSDDDFIIKTVQHKEAEFLQKLLPGYYLNLNQNPRTLLPKFYGLYCVQAGGKNIRIVVMNNLLPRSVKMHTKYDLKGSTYKRRASQKEREKPLPTFKDLDFLQDIPDGLFLDADMYSALCKTLQRDCLVLQSFKIMDYSLLLSIHNIDHAQREPLSSDTLQVSVDTQRLTPQKVLYSTAMESIQGEARLGDTMETDDHMGGIPAQTSKGERLLLYIGIIDILQSYTCLKKLEHSWKALVHDGDTVSVHNPGFYAERFQRFMCNAVFKKIPLKPSPSKNTTLENLNVQSQSSPIKRKASEDLVRDSASL, encoded by the exons ATGGCGTCCGCCTCCTCCCAGCCGTCGTTGGCGGTCGGTTTTCCATCCTTGGATCCCGGAGTCCCTTCCTGTACCGTGTCCTCAGCGTCTGGAATCAAGAGCCCCATGGCATCCGAGGTGCTCTATGCCTCTGGCATGCCCATCAAGAAAACAGGCCATCGAGGTGTCGATTCCTCAGGAGAGACAACATATAAAAAGACACCCTCATCAGCCTTGAAAGGTGCCATCCAGTTAGGCATCACTCACACAGTGGGGAGCCTGAGTACCAAACCGGAGCGTGATGTCCTCATGCAAGATTTCTACGTGGTGGAGAGTATCTTCTTCCCCAGTGAAGGGAGCAAGCTGACCCCTGCTCATCACTACAACGACTTTCGTTTCAAGACCTATGCACCTGTTGCCTTCCGCTACTTTCGGGAGCTATTTGGTATTCCGCCGGATGATTACTTGTGCTCCCTCTGCAGTGAGCCGCTGATTGAACTCTGTAGCTCTGGAGCTAGTGGTTCCCTGTTCTATGTGTCCAGCGACGATGACTTCATTATTAAGACAGTCCAACATAAAGAGGCGGAGTTTCTGCAGAAGCTGCTTCCAGGATACTACTTGAACCTCAACCAGAACCCTCGGACTTTGTTGCCTAAATTCTATGGACTGTACTGTGTGCAGGCAGGTGGCAAGAACATTCGGATTGTGGTGATGAACAATCTTTTACCAAGATCAGTCAAAATGCATACCAAATATGACCTCAAAGGCTCAACCTACAAACGCCGGGCTTCCCAGAAAGAGCGAGAGAAGCCTCTTCCCACATTTAAAGACCTAGACTTCTTACAAGACATCCCTGATGGTCTTTTTTTGGATGCTGACATGTACAGTGCTCTCTGTAAGACCCTGCAGCGTGACTGTTTGGTGCTGCAGAGCTTCAAGATAATGGACTATAGCCTCTTGCTGTCAATCCACAATATAGATCATGCACAACGAGAGCCCTTAAGCAGCGACACCCTTCAAGTGTCCGTTGACACTCAAAGACTGACCCCCCAAAAGGTTCTGTACTCCACAGCCATGGAATCCATCCAGGGAGAGGCTCGCCTGGGCGACACCATGGAGACCGATGACCATATGGGTGGCATCCCCGCTCAGACTAGTAAAGGCGAAAGGCTTCTGCTTTATATTGGCATCATTGACATTCTACAGTCTTACACATGTCTTAAGAAGTTGGAGCACTCTTGGAAAGCCCTGGTACATGACGGGGACACTGTCTCAGTGCACAACCCAGGCTTCTATGCTGAACGGTTCCAGCGCTTCATGTGCAACGCAGTATTTAAGAAGATCCCCTTGAAGCCTTCTCCTTCCAAAAA TACAACCTTGGAAAACTTGAACGTGCAGAGTCAGAGTTCACCCATTAAGCGCAAAGCCTCAGAAGACCTGGTACGAGATTCTGCCTCTCTGTGA